A portion of the Pseudomonas sp. GR 6-02 genome contains these proteins:
- the ligA gene encoding NAD-dependent DNA ligase LigA, with product MTAAETRILELRAELDQHNYRYHVLDEPSIPDAEYDRLFHELKALEAAHPELITSDSPTQRVGSAALSAFTQVRHEVPMLSLGNAFEETDMREFDRRVTEGLDLPVGDLFGGGAAVEYSCEPKLDGLAVSLLYQDGMLVRGATRGDGTTGEDISVNVRTVRNIPLKLHGSGWPATLEVRGEVFMSKAGFERLNATQLEMGGKTFANPRNAAAGSLRQLDSKITANRPLEFCCYGIGQVSADIADTHIGNLQQLKAWGMPISHELKSARGIDECLDYYRDIGERRNALPYEIDGVVFKVNSIASQRELGFRAREPRWAIAHKFPAMEELTELLDVEFQVGRTGAVTPVARLKPVKVAGVTVANATLHNMDEVARLGLMIGDTVIIRRAGDVIPQVVQVVIERRPEDARPVQIPEHCPVCGSHVERTQLVKRSKGRETVSEGAVYRCVGRLACGAQLKQAIIHFVSRRAMDIEGLGEKSVEQLVDEGLVNSPADLYALTFEQIVDLEGFAELSSKNLLGAIEDSKRPSLARFIYALGIPDVGEETAKVLARSLGSLERVQQALPQVLTYLPDVGLEVAHEIHSFFEDPHNQQVIANLLKHGLQIQDQGALGAEFAASTTLGGFLDKLNIPSVGPGGAQKLADKFGSLEAVMNADWLDMRQALPEKQATSVREFFAVAENRQLAESAEKQLSDFGMHWQSEKKVVEGLPLAGQTWVLTGSLELMSRDVAKDKLESLGAKVAGSVSAKTHCVVAGPGAGSKLAKANELGLKVLDEEAFVEFLGKHNISV from the coding sequence ATGACTGCCGCCGAAACCCGCATTCTAGAGCTGCGCGCCGAGCTCGATCAGCACAACTATCGCTACCATGTGCTGGATGAGCCGAGCATTCCGGACGCCGAATACGATCGCTTGTTCCATGAACTCAAGGCGCTCGAAGCGGCCCATCCCGAACTGATCACCAGCGACTCGCCGACCCAGCGCGTCGGCAGTGCGGCGCTGTCGGCGTTCACTCAGGTGCGTCATGAAGTGCCGATGCTCAGCCTTGGCAACGCCTTCGAAGAAACCGACATGCGCGAATTCGATCGCCGGGTGACGGAAGGTCTGGACTTGCCGGTCGGCGACCTGTTCGGTGGCGGCGCAGCGGTGGAGTACAGCTGCGAACCCAAGCTCGATGGCCTGGCGGTCAGCCTGCTGTATCAGGACGGCATGCTGGTGCGCGGCGCCACTCGCGGCGATGGCACCACGGGCGAAGACATCAGCGTCAACGTGCGCACCGTGCGCAATATCCCGCTCAAGCTGCATGGCAGCGGCTGGCCGGCGACCCTGGAAGTGCGCGGCGAAGTGTTCATGTCCAAGGCCGGTTTCGAGCGGCTCAACGCCACGCAACTGGAAATGGGCGGCAAGACCTTCGCCAACCCGCGGAACGCGGCGGCGGGTAGCTTGCGGCAGCTGGATTCAAAGATCACCGCCAACCGTCCGCTGGAATTCTGCTGCTACGGCATCGGCCAGGTTTCCGCCGATATCGCCGACACGCACATTGGCAATCTGCAGCAACTCAAAGCCTGGGGTATGCCGATCAGTCATGAATTGAAATCGGCTCGTGGCATCGATGAGTGCCTGGATTACTACCGCGACATCGGCGAACGCCGCAATGCGCTGCCCTATGAAATCGACGGCGTGGTGTTCAAGGTCAACAGCATTGCCTCCCAGCGCGAGTTGGGTTTCCGTGCCCGCGAACCGCGTTGGGCCATCGCGCATAAATTCCCGGCGATGGAAGAGCTCACCGAGTTGCTCGATGTGGAGTTTCAGGTCGGTCGCACCGGTGCCGTGACGCCGGTGGCACGCTTGAAACCGGTCAAGGTCGCCGGTGTTACCGTGGCCAATGCGACGTTGCACAACATGGATGAGGTCGCGCGATTGGGGCTGATGATCGGCGACACCGTGATCATCCGTCGCGCCGGTGACGTGATTCCGCAAGTGGTGCAAGTGGTCATCGAGCGTCGTCCTGAGGATGCACGGCCGGTACAGATTCCCGAGCATTGCCCGGTCTGCGGTTCGCATGTCGAGCGTACGCAACTGGTCAAGCGCAGCAAGGGTCGCGAGACCGTCAGCGAAGGCGCGGTGTATCGCTGCGTCGGCCGTCTGGCCTGCGGTGCGCAACTCAAGCAGGCGATCATTCACTTCGTTTCACGCCGGGCCATGGACATCGAAGGGCTGGGCGAGAAGAGTGTCGAGCAATTGGTGGACGAAGGTCTGGTGAATTCGCCAGCCGATTTGTACGCATTGACCTTCGAACAAATCGTCGACCTCGAAGGCTTTGCCGAGCTGTCGAGCAAGAACCTGCTCGGCGCCATCGAAGACAGCAAGCGCCCGAGCCTGGCGCGGTTCATCTATGCCTTGGGTATCCCTGATGTCGGCGAAGAGACGGCCAAGGTGCTTGCACGGTCTCTCGGCTCGCTGGAGCGGGTTCAGCAGGCATTGCCGCAAGTACTCACGTACTTGCCGGATGTCGGGCTGGAAGTGGCTCACGAAATTCACAGCTTCTTTGAAGACCCGCATAACCAGCAGGTGATTGCCAATCTGTTGAAGCACGGCCTGCAGATTCAGGATCAGGGGGCGTTGGGGGCTGAATTCGCTGCAAGCACCACGCTTGGCGGTTTTCTCGACAAGCTGAACATTCCTTCGGTCGGGCCGGGCGGGGCGCAGAAGCTTGCCGACAAATTCGGCTCGCTTGAAGCGGTGATGAATGCTGACTGGCTGGACATGCGTCAGGCGTTGCCGGAAAAGCAGGCGACCTCGGTGCGTGAGTTTTTTGCGGTCGCAGAAAATCGTCAGCTCGCTGAGTCCGCTGAAAAGCAGCTGAGCGATTTCGGCATGCATTGGCAGAGCGAGAAAAAAGTCGTCGAAGGATTGCCGCTGGCTGGGCAGACCTGGGTGCTGACCGGTTCGCTGGAACTGATGAGTCGCGACGTTGCCAAGGACAAACTTGAAAGTCTCGGGGCCAAGGTGGCCGGTTCGGTGTCGGCCAAGACCCATTGCGTGGTCGCCGGGCCGGGCGCAGGTTCGAAGCTGGCCAAGGCCAATGAACTGGGGTTGAAAGTGCTGGATGAAGAGGCGTTTGTCGAGTTTCTTGGCAAGCACAATATTTCGGTTTAA
- a CDS encoding helix-turn-helix domain-containing protein — MQISSLGPAIRRYRKVAGLTQAELGEKTGFDPKTISRFETGTYTPSVEALFLLADVLGVKLKAFFADLGDEDEQRAYLFNVIHKATPKDLGKLIAAVDQALSKP; from the coding sequence ATGCAAATTTCAAGTTTGGGTCCAGCCATCCGACGCTACCGCAAGGTCGCAGGGCTTACTCAGGCTGAACTCGGCGAAAAAACCGGTTTTGACCCCAAAACCATCAGCCGCTTCGAAACTGGCACCTATACCCCCAGCGTGGAAGCATTGTTCCTGCTTGCCGACGTGCTGGGTGTGAAGCTGAAAGCCTTTTTCGCAGATCTAGGCGACGAGGATGAACAGCGAGCGTACCTGTTCAACGTCATACACAAAGCCACCCCGAAGGATCTGGGAAAGCTGATCGCAGCGGTTGACCAGGCCTTGTCCAAGCCTTGA
- a CDS encoding NADP-dependent oxidoreductase produces the protein MSRPVGAPTPENFRLERVALPDLADGQVLLKTLYLSLDPYMRGRMSDAPSYAAPVEIGEVMTGGAVSRVERSLNPKFQEGDLVVGATGWQSHSISDGRNIIPVPSGLPSPSMALGVLGMPGMTAYMGLMDIGQPKEGETLVVAAASGAVGSVVGQVAKLKGLRVVGVAGGAEKCRYVVEELGFDACIDHKRPDFADELALACFKGVDIYFENVGGKVFDAVLPLLNPKARIPLCGLIASYNAHEAPSGPDRLPQLQRTLLTKRVRIQGFIVFDDYGDRQPEFISAMAPWVRDGKVKFREDVVDGLENAPEAFIGLLEGRNFGKLVVRVAPTE, from the coding sequence GTGTCTCGCCCGGTGGGCGCGCCGACACCGGAGAATTTCCGCCTGGAACGGGTAGCGTTGCCGGATCTGGCCGACGGTCAGGTGCTGCTCAAGACGCTGTATCTGTCGCTGGATCCCTACATGCGCGGTCGTATGAGCGACGCGCCGTCCTACGCGGCACCGGTAGAAATCGGCGAAGTAATGACCGGTGGGGCTGTCAGTCGTGTCGAGCGTTCGCTGAATCCGAAATTCCAGGAGGGCGATCTGGTGGTCGGCGCCACGGGATGGCAGAGCCACAGCATCAGCGACGGGCGCAACATCATTCCGGTCCCGTCCGGGCTGCCAAGTCCATCGATGGCGCTGGGGGTGCTGGGCATGCCCGGCATGACCGCCTACATGGGGCTGATGGACATCGGCCAACCCAAAGAGGGCGAAACCCTGGTAGTGGCGGCCGCGTCCGGCGCGGTGGGTTCGGTGGTCGGCCAAGTGGCGAAGCTCAAAGGCCTGCGGGTGGTCGGCGTGGCCGGTGGTGCGGAAAAATGTCGCTACGTGGTCGAGGAGTTGGGCTTCGATGCCTGCATCGACCACAAGCGCCCGGACTTCGCCGACGAGTTGGCGCTGGCCTGCTTCAAAGGCGTCGACATCTACTTTGAAAACGTCGGTGGCAAGGTGTTCGATGCGGTGTTGCCGCTGCTCAACCCCAAGGCGCGGATTCCTCTTTGTGGTCTGATCGCTTCCTACAATGCCCATGAAGCCCCGAGTGGGCCGGATCGCTTGCCACAATTGCAGCGCACGCTGCTGACCAAGCGCGTGCGGATTCAGGGGTTTATTGTGTTCGACGACTACGGCGACCGTCAGCCAGAGTTCATCAGCGCCATGGCGCCTTGGGTGCGTGACGGCAAGGTGAAATTCCGTGAAGACGTGGTCGACGGCCTGGAGAACGCGCCCGAGGCATTTATTGGCCTGCTGGAAGGACGCAACTTTGGCAAACTGGTGGTGCGGGTGGCGCCGACTGAGTAA
- a CDS encoding zinc-binding metallopeptidase family protein, which yields MYRFFEQLSSRIAAPFMGERSRNSKVWHCRCGQSLFFRNSQCLACSAALGYQPQQSRLSSLQPGPQADTWLLDADPDAGIFRRCANLDSPAACNWLLPANHHDGLCIACSLNRTIPDLSIPENHERWRKVETAKRRLVAQLLSLGLQVIPKTVDEGAGLAFDFIGIDLEGKPPTTGHANGLITLDIKEADDAHREQVRVQMHEPYRTLLGHFRHETGHYYWDRLIANSAWLEPFRGLFGDERASYAEALEQHYQQGAPLDWQQHYVSAYATMHPWEDWAETWAHYLHMMDAVDTALGFGMSAQEMEFDYQPFPPSTLFDPQHPGGPAFLSFVNAWIELAGMLNELSRSMGQPDFYPFVLPPAVIARLHFIHLVIQQEGGRADEVLVQ from the coding sequence ATGTACCGCTTCTTCGAACAGCTCAGTTCACGCATCGCCGCGCCCTTCATGGGTGAGCGTTCGCGCAACAGCAAGGTCTGGCATTGTCGCTGCGGGCAGTCGCTGTTCTTTCGCAACAGCCAGTGCCTGGCCTGTTCGGCGGCACTGGGCTATCAGCCGCAGCAAAGTCGCTTGTCATCGCTGCAACCCGGCCCGCAAGCGGATACCTGGTTGCTCGATGCCGACCCTGACGCCGGTATTTTCCGCCGTTGCGCCAATCTCGATTCCCCGGCTGCGTGCAACTGGTTATTGCCGGCCAATCATCACGATGGGTTGTGCATCGCCTGTAGCCTGAATCGCACCATCCCCGACCTGTCGATTCCCGAGAATCACGAACGCTGGCGCAAAGTGGAAACCGCCAAGCGTCGCCTGGTGGCGCAGTTGCTCAGCCTGGGCTTGCAGGTCATTCCCAAAACGGTGGACGAAGGGGCTGGTCTGGCCTTCGATTTCATCGGTATCGACCTCGAAGGCAAGCCGCCGACCACCGGGCACGCCAACGGCCTGATCACCCTCGATATCAAAGAAGCCGACGACGCCCACCGCGAGCAGGTTCGCGTGCAGATGCACGAACCCTATCGCACGCTGCTCGGTCACTTTCGGCACGAGACAGGGCATTACTACTGGGACCGACTGATCGCCAACAGTGCCTGGCTGGAACCGTTCCGCGGCCTGTTCGGCGACGAGCGTGCCAGCTACGCCGAGGCTCTTGAGCAGCATTATCAACAAGGTGCGCCGCTCGACTGGCAGCAACATTACGTCAGCGCCTACGCCACCATGCACCCTTGGGAAGACTGGGCGGAAACCTGGGCTCACTACCTGCACATGATGGATGCGGTGGACACCGCCCTGGGTTTTGGCATGAGTGCCCAGGAAATGGAGTTCGACTATCAGCCGTTTCCACCCAGTACGCTGTTCGACCCGCAACATCCCGGCGGGCCGGCGTTCCTGTCGTTCGTCAACGCGTGGATCGAACTGGCCGGCATGCTCAACGAGTTGTCACGCAGTATGGGCCAGCCGGACTTCTATCCGTTCGTCTTGCCGCCGGCGGTGATCGCCAGGCTGCACTTCATTCACCTGGTGATCCAGCAAGAGGGCGGCCGGGCGGATGAAGTGTTGGTGCAATAG
- the dnaX gene encoding DNA polymerase III subunit gamma/tau: MSYQVLARKWRPRSFREMVGQTHVLKALINALDSQRLHHAYLFTGTRGVGKTTIARIIAKCLNCETGITSTPCGECSVCREIDEGRFVDLIEIDAASRTKVEDTRELLDNVQYAPSRGRFKVYLIDEVHMLSSHSFNALLKTLEEPPPYVKFILATTDPQKLPATILSRCLQFSLKNMTPERVVEHLSHVLSVENVPFEDDALWLLGRAADGSMRDAMSLTDQAIAFGEGKVLAADVRAMLGTLDHGQVYDVLHALIEGDAKALLEAVRHLAEQGPDWNGVLSEILNVLHRVAIAQALPEGVDNGHGDRDRVLALAQALPAEDVQFYYQMGLIGRRDLPLAPDPRGGFEMVLLRMLAFRPADTEDAPRQPLKPVGISQATVDSANSVAAAQAIAPVVAAAVVPVPVAPVVAPAPAPVPAVAPEPVALVAVPEPEPVVEPVAVEEVVDLPWNDPVEPEVVQQPAVEPMLETAGEQPELPPMPMPTPDSVVPDAPEWAAAPIPEPSVAEVDAATPGIDLDDEPPLDEDYIEPDMDSAYSYLDDLASEHTAEPAAQPEPEPAAMPATGLALQWLELFPKLPVSGMTGSIAANCTLIAVDGDNWLLHLDPAHSALFNATQQRRLNDALNQHHGRTLTLSIELIKPEQETPAQAASRRRADRQREAEESIHGDPFIQQMMQQFGAVVRHDTIEPVEALVSQG, encoded by the coding sequence ATGAGTTATCAGGTTCTTGCACGTAAATGGCGTCCGCGCTCGTTCCGCGAAATGGTCGGCCAGACCCATGTGCTCAAGGCTCTGATCAATGCCTTGGACAGCCAGCGGCTGCACCACGCCTACCTGTTTACCGGTACCCGCGGGGTCGGCAAGACCACCATCGCGCGGATCATCGCCAAATGCCTGAATTGTGAAACAGGTATCACTTCGACGCCTTGTGGCGAGTGCTCGGTGTGCCGCGAAATCGATGAAGGCCGCTTCGTCGACCTGATCGAGATCGACGCCGCGAGCCGGACCAAGGTCGAAGACACCCGCGAACTGCTCGACAACGTGCAGTACGCGCCGAGCCGCGGGCGCTTCAAGGTCTACCTGATCGACGAAGTGCACATGCTTTCCAGCCATTCCTTCAATGCGCTGTTGAAAACCCTCGAAGAGCCGCCTCCCTACGTCAAGTTCATCCTGGCTACCACCGATCCGCAGAAACTTCCTGCAACGATTCTCTCGCGGTGCCTGCAGTTCTCCCTGAAGAACATGACCCCTGAGCGGGTGGTCGAGCATCTGAGCCATGTGCTGAGCGTCGAGAACGTGCCGTTCGAAGACGATGCGCTGTGGTTGCTGGGTCGCGCCGCCGACGGTTCGATGCGCGATGCCATGAGCCTGACCGACCAGGCCATCGCCTTCGGTGAAGGCAAGGTTCTGGCCGCCGACGTGCGGGCGATGCTCGGCACCCTCGATCACGGCCAGGTCTACGACGTCCTGCATGCGCTGATCGAAGGCGACGCCAAGGCATTGCTCGAAGCCGTGCGCCATCTGGCCGAGCAAGGCCCGGACTGGAACGGCGTGCTCTCGGAAATTCTCAACGTGTTGCACCGTGTTGCCATCGCCCAGGCCCTGCCTGAAGGTGTCGACAATGGCCATGGCGACCGTGATCGCGTATTGGCACTGGCCCAGGCGCTGCCGGCCGAAGATGTACAGTTCTATTACCAGATGGGCCTGATTGGTCGCCGGGATTTGCCGCTGGCACCGGATCCGCGCGGCGGCTTCGAAATGGTCCTGCTGCGAATGCTCGCATTCAGGCCAGCAGACACCGAGGACGCTCCGAGGCAACCGCTAAAGCCAGTGGGGATCAGCCAGGCCACAGTTGATTCCGCAAACTCAGTGGCTGCCGCGCAGGCTATTGCGCCGGTAGTCGCTGCGGCCGTGGTACCGGTTCCAGTGGCGCCCGTGGTTGCACCAGCACCCGCGCCTGTCCCGGCCGTTGCGCCTGAACCTGTTGCGCTGGTGGCGGTGCCTGAGCCCGAGCCCGTGGTCGAGCCTGTAGCGGTCGAAGAAGTCGTCGATCTGCCCTGGAACGATCCGGTAGAGCCCGAGGTTGTCCAGCAGCCCGCCGTCGAGCCAATGCTGGAGACGGCCGGCGAACAACCCGAATTACCACCGATGCCCATGCCGACGCCGGACAGCGTGGTGCCGGATGCGCCTGAGTGGGCCGCTGCGCCGATTCCGGAACCGTCCGTGGCCGAAGTCGATGCCGCCACGCCAGGCATCGACCTGGACGACGAGCCGCCGCTGGACGAGGACTACATCGAGCCGGACATGGATTCGGCCTACAGCTACCTCGACGATCTGGCCAGTGAGCACACCGCCGAACCTGCGGCGCAGCCCGAGCCTGAACCGGCCGCGATGCCGGCCACCGGCCTGGCCCTGCAATGGCTGGAGTTGTTCCCGAAATTGCCGGTGTCCGGCATGACCGGCAGCATCGCCGCCAACTGCACGCTGATCGCCGTCGATGGCGACAATTGGCTGTTGCATCTGGACCCGGCTCACAGCGCCCTGTTCAACGCGACGCAACAACGTCGCCTCAACGATGCGCTGAACCAGCACCACGGGCGCACGCTGACCCTGAGCATCGAGCTGATCAAGCCTGAGCAGGAAACCCCGGCCCAGGCAGCGTCCCGGCGTCGTGCCGACCGTCAGCGCGAGGCCGAGGAGTCGATCCATGGCGATCCGTTCATCCAGCAAATGATGCAGCAGTTCGGGGCGGTGGTCCGTCACGATACTATTGAACCTGTCGAAGCCCTGGTCAGTCAGGGCTAA
- a CDS encoding substrate-binding periplasmic protein, which yields MHFALGALLFVSLSVAAAEVPLRFVVPDSWAMPLVQIERDRPTQGILHDIMLSLATQVGAPAQFHVLPRPRVQNAMEHGEADVRCFVSQDWLSTPSGDYIWSVPLLVQRDMLIGRQGPPDSVNPADLPRQSIGTVLGYSYPTLQPLFDADRLHREDARNQEQVLEKLLAGRYRYAVSNQWTLDWFNQRLLPDQQLKSVALVQEQPISCYVRNDPKVPVQRILRTLQQMKTSGEINDIIRLYTGNQTP from the coding sequence ATGCACTTTGCCTTGGGGGCACTGCTATTCGTCAGCCTGAGCGTCGCGGCCGCCGAAGTACCGCTGCGCTTTGTCGTGCCGGACAGCTGGGCCATGCCCTTGGTGCAAATCGAGCGCGACCGGCCGACCCAGGGCATTCTGCACGACATCATGCTTAGCCTGGCGACTCAGGTCGGCGCGCCGGCGCAATTTCACGTGTTGCCTCGGCCGCGAGTACAGAACGCCATGGAACACGGCGAAGCCGATGTGCGCTGTTTCGTCTCACAAGACTGGTTGTCGACCCCGTCCGGCGACTATATCTGGAGCGTTCCGCTGCTGGTTCAGCGCGACATGCTGATTGGCCGGCAAGGCCCACCCGACTCTGTCAATCCAGCGGACCTGCCACGACAGTCGATCGGCACCGTGCTCGGCTATAGCTACCCGACCCTGCAACCGCTGTTCGACGCCGACCGGCTGCACCGCGAGGACGCACGCAATCAGGAACAGGTGCTGGAAAAGCTGCTGGCTGGACGCTATCGCTACGCGGTGAGCAACCAATGGACCCTGGACTGGTTCAACCAGCGCCTGCTGCCCGACCAGCAACTGAAAAGCGTAGCGCTGGTGCAGGAACAGCCTATCAGTTGTTACGTGCGCAATGACCCCAAAGTGCCGGTACAACGCATTTTGCGTACGTTGCAGCAAATGAAAACGTCGGGGGAGATCAATGACATCATCCGGCTCTATACCGGCAACCAGACCCCGTAG
- a CDS encoding YbaB/EbfC family nucleoid-associated protein codes for MMKGGMAGLMKQAQQMQEKMAKMQEELANAEVTGKAGGDMVTVVMTGRHDVKRVTIDPSLVEGLSEDDKEMLEAVFAAAVNDAVRKIEANSQEKMGSMTAGMQLPPGMKLPF; via the coding sequence ATGATGAAAGGTGGCATGGCCGGCCTGATGAAGCAGGCGCAGCAGATGCAGGAAAAAATGGCCAAGATGCAGGAAGAGCTGGCCAACGCCGAAGTCACCGGTAAGGCCGGTGGCGATATGGTCACCGTGGTAATGACCGGTCGTCACGACGTCAAGCGCGTGACCATCGACCCAAGCCTGGTCGAAGGCCTGAGCGAAGACGACAAAGAGATGCTGGAGGCTGTATTCGCCGCCGCCGTCAACGATGCTGTGCGCAAGATCGAAGCCAACAGCCAGGAAAAAATGGGCAGCATGACCGCTGGCATGCAACTGCCACCGGGTATGAAATTGCCATTCTGA
- a CDS encoding putative bifunctional diguanylate cyclase/phosphodiesterase produces MDEKYRRAVDAAAIFSETDLNGRITYVNDQFCVVSGYSREELLGQNHRLLNSGLHSADFFAAMWRTIALGNVWKGEICNRAKDGRLYWVDSTMVPVLDDTTGLVDRYLSIRFDISEKRQLLQSLQWRVGHDVLTGLPNRAFLSDLLDQALEFSRQENIPLAVCMLDLDGFKAVNDGYGHASGDMLLVEVAKRLRDIVRGEDVVARLAGDEFVLVLRYVRDLPELRAALSRVLGAISAPYTLHGKDINVFASIGVTLFPHDNEDAETLLRHADQAMYVAKQRGRNRFHLFDVSRDQEVKATHQTVERVRQALVAGEFRLHFQPKVNMRRGEVVGFEALLRWQHPQNGMVPPREFLPLVEDTDLIIDIGEWVMDQVLAQLHRWQQVGQGWPISINIAARHFQRADFVDRLRQVLARHAQVAPRMLDLEIVESVAIENIQHVSACLQACQALGVQFSLGDFGTGYSSLSYLKRLRTQTIKIDKSFVRDILNDRDDLALTTAVIGLARAFGRQVIAEGLESLEHGELLLRLGCEVAQGYFIARPMPPSEVPAWVAGFVAPSQWQALDQIA; encoded by the coding sequence ATGGATGAGAAATACCGCAGGGCCGTGGATGCCGCCGCAATTTTTTCCGAGACTGATCTCAACGGCCGGATTACTTACGTCAACGATCAATTCTGCGTCGTGTCCGGCTACAGCCGCGAGGAATTGCTGGGGCAAAACCATCGCCTGCTGAACTCCGGCCTGCATTCCGCCGATTTCTTCGCTGCCATGTGGCGCACCATTGCTCTGGGCAATGTCTGGAAGGGCGAAATCTGTAATCGCGCCAAGGATGGCAGGTTGTATTGGGTCGACAGCACAATGGTGCCGGTGCTCGACGACACCACCGGGCTCGTTGACCGATACCTGTCGATTCGTTTCGACATCAGCGAAAAACGCCAATTGCTGCAATCCCTGCAATGGCGGGTCGGGCATGACGTGCTGACCGGGCTGCCCAATCGCGCGTTCCTGTCGGATTTGCTGGATCAGGCGCTGGAGTTTTCCCGGCAGGAAAACATTCCGCTGGCAGTGTGCATGCTTGACCTCGACGGGTTCAAAGCGGTCAACGACGGCTACGGTCACGCCAGTGGCGATATGTTGCTGGTGGAAGTGGCCAAGCGTCTGCGTGACATTGTGCGCGGCGAAGATGTGGTGGCGCGATTGGCCGGTGACGAGTTCGTGCTGGTGTTGCGTTACGTGCGTGATCTGCCGGAATTGCGCGCGGCGTTGAGTCGCGTGCTGGGGGCGATCTCGGCGCCTTACACATTGCACGGCAAGGACATCAATGTGTTTGCCAGTATCGGCGTCACCCTGTTTCCCCACGACAACGAAGATGCCGAAACCCTGCTGCGCCACGCCGACCAGGCAATGTATGTGGCCAAGCAGCGCGGGCGAAACCGCTTTCATCTGTTCGATGTGTCCCGGGATCAAGAGGTCAAGGCCACGCACCAGACCGTCGAGCGGGTGCGTCAGGCGCTGGTCGCCGGTGAATTTCGCCTGCACTTTCAGCCCAAGGTGAACATGCGTCGTGGCGAGGTCGTCGGTTTCGAGGCCTTGTTGCGTTGGCAGCACCCGCAAAACGGCATGGTGCCGCCCCGGGAGTTTTTGCCGCTGGTAGAGGATACCGACCTGATCATCGATATCGGCGAATGGGTGATGGACCAGGTGCTGGCGCAGTTGCACCGCTGGCAGCAAGTGGGGCAGGGCTGGCCGATCAGTATCAACATCGCGGCGCGACATTTTCAGCGCGCGGATTTCGTCGACCGGCTCAGACAGGTACTCGCTCGGCATGCTCAGGTTGCCCCGCGGATGCTCGACCTGGAAATCGTCGAGTCGGTGGCGATCGAGAATATCCAGCATGTCAGCGCCTGTTTGCAGGCCTGTCAGGCGTTGGGGGTGCAGTTTTCCCTGGGGGATTTCGGCACCGGTTATTCGTCCCTGAGTTATCTCAAGCGTTTACGCACCCAGACTATCAAGATCGACAAATCATTTGTGCGTGACATTCTGAATGATCGGGATGATCTGGCCCTGACCACGGCGGTGATTGGCCTGGCCCGCGCATTCGGTCGGCAGGTGATTGCCGAGGGGCTGGAAAGCCTTGAGCACGGTGAGTTGTTGTTGCGGCTGGGGTGCGAAGTCGCTCAAGGCTATTTCATCGCCCGTCCGATGCCACCCTCCGAGGTGCCGGCCTGGGTGGCGGGGTTTGTCGCCCCGTCGCAATGGCAGGCACTCGATCAAATAGCCTGA
- the recR gene encoding recombination mediator RecR — protein sequence MSFSPLIRQLIDALRILPGVGQKTAQRMALQLLERDRSGGSRLAQALSQAMEGVGHCRLCRTLTEDDLCPQCADSRRDDTLLCVVEGPMDVYAVEQTGFRGRYFVLKGHLSPLDGLGPEAIGIPQLMARIEEAGTFTEVILATNPTVEGEATAHYIAQLLSNKGLIASRIAHGVPLGGELELVDGGTLAHSFAGRKPISL from the coding sequence ATGAGCTTCAGCCCTTTGATTCGCCAACTGATCGATGCCCTGCGAATTTTGCCGGGTGTGGGTCAGAAAACTGCCCAGCGCATGGCGTTGCAACTGCTTGAGCGCGATCGCAGCGGCGGTTCGCGACTGGCCCAGGCGCTGAGCCAGGCCATGGAAGGGGTGGGCCACTGCCGTTTGTGCCGCACGCTGACCGAAGACGATCTGTGCCCGCAATGCGCCGACTCACGCCGCGACGACACCTTGCTGTGTGTGGTGGAAGGTCCGATGGACGTTTACGCCGTGGAGCAGACCGGTTTCCGCGGTCGCTACTTTGTGCTCAAGGGCCACCTGTCGCCTCTGGACGGGTTGGGGCCGGAAGCCATCGGCATTCCACAACTGATGGCGCGGATCGAAGAGGCGGGCACGTTTACCGAAGTCATCCTCGCCACCAACCCGACGGTGGAAGGCGAGGCCACGGCGCATTACATCGCCCAGTTGCTCAGCAACAAGGGCCTGATCGCCTCGCGCATTGCCCACGGCGTGCCGTTGGGTGGCGAGCTGGAACTGGTGGATGGCGGGACATTGGCGCATTCGTTTGCCGGGCGTAAGCCGATTTCGCTGTAA